The segment AAAAGTCGGCGGCGAAATGAACAAGCTGCAAAACAAATTTCAGGATAAACTCGGCGGATTTCTGCAGGACAAACTTGGGGCTCCGGCCAGCGGAAACAGTGGCCAAAACGCGGTGCCGTCGCAAACACCTCAGGCGTCGCCGGGGCAGCAACTCGAAGACCGGCTCAACGGCGAACTGCAAAAGGGATTCAACAAGCTGTTCGGCGGATAGGTTTGGGGCGGAGATTTTTCGGCGTTTGGCGGGTTGCTCGGTTGCTTGGTTGCGAAACGGTGTGGGAGCAGGACGGAACCACTCGCTTGCTTCGGGCTTGTATTATTAAGTCCGGATTAGCCCGTGACAGACCGGGTTACTTTCGGCCTTGAAAACGGTAGGCCCACAGCATTGAATCGGAACCATGAGATGACTCAACGAATCGCGAAAAAGAGCCGCAAAACCCGGAATTCAGGGTCATCAAAGCCGGGCTATGGTGTCCTTGAAAACCGGCAAGTGCTCACCAGCATGATTGCTCCAGGTTGGTTGACGACATCCTTTGATGTGCCAGTGAACCAGTCCGAAACGGTACTTTCTGAGTTGGCCGATGAGCCTGAAGTTTCGGTTCAGCCTGAAAACGGAACGCTGGTCTTCAACTCCAACGACAACTCGCTGGTCTATCAACCAGACAACGGGTTTGTGGGGAAAGACAGCTTTCACGTTGAGGGCTACGACGAATTCACCGTCAACGTTTGGCATGCGGCGTGGGCGACTCCCGACTGGCAGCGAGTTGATGTGGGAGGCTCGGCCACGATTGACGTACTGGCGAACGACTACGCTTTCGTCGAACAGAACCAGACCAACAGTGACGCGCTGAGAACCTGGTGGAGTTATTCCAACAATCGATTTAGCTGGCTGCAGGATTCGACGGGTTTTTCGATCGTCGATTTCACTCAGCCGGAAGCTGGATCCGTTTCTGTTTCGGCCGACGGTCGTTCGCTCAGCTTTCAGTCTGACGACGGATTTGCTGGTCAGCAGACAGTAACCTACACGCTCGAAGACCAGAATGGATTCCAGACTACCGGTGAGGTAGTTTTTGAAGTGACCGACAAGGCCGAAGATCCGCGGGGCTATATCAGCGTATCCCAATGGCAACAGGAGCGGGTCGAAAGCTGGATGAATCTCTACGCTCAACGGCTTGGCGGAAATCACGGATACTACGACCGCTTTTCGTTCGGCTTGGTCGTCAACGGCTTCACGACCAATGCTGCCACCTTGGATCTTGCAGAACAGGCGACGTCCACGGAAGTTCAACAAGGCGACATCGTCAAATCGCAAGGTGACTTGCTGTACTACGTCACGTACGGCGATTCGCAAAGCGAGTTCCGTTCGTATCTTTCCATCGTTGATGTCAGCGATGCCAACGACCCAACGTTGCTCAGTACAACGGGCTTCGAATCACGCATCAGCGACATCTTTTTGGACGAAGGGCGCGTCGCGGTCGTGCTTGTCGAAGACTTTGGACGGCAAGCATACGGATACATTGAAGTTGCGTCGACTCATGAACTCCGGGTCCTCGATGTTACTTCGCCGGTCGTTCCGGAAGAAGTCTACAGTGCAACGATTGATGGTCAGTACAATGACGCCCGTTTGATCGGCGATCAACTACATTTGATCAGTCAACACGATACGAACCAGAATAATTCACCGTGGCAATTGACCGACATCACTGATCTGGTTTCACCGGGCGACTACATTGAAGCCATCCTGCAACAGGAGAATGGTTTCGCTCTTCCAACCGTCACGGTCACTGTCGATGGGCTGCACACGACCGTCACTCCTGATATCGATCAGGTTGTTCGCCGGACCGGTGAGAGCGTGGCGACTTTCATTACGACTTTCGATGTTCAGGGAGAATCTGGCCAACCAGTCGACATGGACCTGGTGCAATCCGGTTATCTGAACACGGTCTATGCCTCTGCTCAGTCGATCTACCTGTTCGACGGGGATTCTGCGATCAAGTTGTCGATCGATTCCGGTGGTGACGTCGACTTCTCCGCGGACGGAACCTTGCAAGGGAGAATGGTCAATCAGTTTTCCATTGATGAATACGAAGGGATGCTTCGTGTCGTGGCCACCGATTTCGCTGACTCGAGCGTTGACGTTCACGTTTTCGAACAAGTCGGCGATTCACTGAATGTTGTTGGCTCCTTGGAAGACATCGCTCCAAACGAAAGCGTGTTCTCCACCCGGTTCGCAGAAGATCAAGTCTTTGTCGTGACTTTCCGGCAGATTGACCCGTTGTTCGTAATCGACCTCAGCGACGCGACTGCCCCGACGGTGACAGGCGAACTGAAAATTCCTGGCGTGTCCAACTACTTGCAACTGATTGGCGATGACATCCTGTTGGCCGTTGGGCGTGATGCGGACGCGGACACAGGAAGACAAGGTGACTTGCAAGTCTCGCTGTTCGATGTTGCCGATCCACAGAACCCATTGCTGCTCGATCGATACAGTTTCGCCGGCGGCCGAGGGACCACGTCGCCCTTGATCGACTGGATCAGTTCTCGCCCCGACCACCACGCGCTTACGTTTGATCACGCGACCGGAACGCTGGCATTGCCGATCAGTCAGTATGTTGACGGAGAGTTGTTCTCCAATGTTACGCTGTTTGAAATTGGACGCGAGAACGGCATTCAGCTTTCAGGAGACGTCGATTTTGAAAGCACAGCTTTGCGGACGGTGATCGCCGGCGAACGCGTCGTTTATTTCTCTGAAGATAGCTTGAAAACGGCTGACATTGCGGATCCGACGACCGTCATGGCGACCCTGGATTTGCCTCCCGAAGAATCGCAAGCTCGCGCGGTGGGTGCCGCGTTAAAAGTGTGCAAGATCTCTGATCGATTCTTTGAGAACTTTGGCCTGCCGAATGAAGCTGAGCCAGCCGCGGCCCGGCCAATTGAATTGATGCCGAACGAAGTACCTGGAGTCTTGGCGGTTTCAGCTCTGATCCCGCAAGAGGCTGCATCGATCCGCCGAGTAGGACCCGTCCTTGAACGGATTCCAGTGCTCAGCGTTGTGGAAAGAAGTCCGGCTTGGGAGCGTTTGGCTCCTTCCGTCGTGAGTCTGACGAATGTTGATGGTCAAGTCACAGACGAAGCTACGTTGGGGCGTCTCGTTGTGACCGACCAGTCTTCAGTGCTCGAATCAGTCGAAAATTCCCCTCTGATTGAGCTCTCGAATCGACTCAAATTCGAATTCCGTCCTGCCGTCGAGCAGAATGTTTCTGCCGAAACGCTGCGGCATTCCTCAGCTGAGGCAGCCGAATTGATCGTGAGCCTCGACGTGCTCCCGGCGTCCGAGGAGCTTGGTTAGCCCCGAGCCACCGGCGAATCCACGCTTTAAATTCCCGAAAACGCGGTCTGTGGTGAAAGTTAAAACTCTTTCGACGCAATCGGGGTAGACTTTTTGTTGGAGGGATGCGGTTCGGGTTGCCCGGAACCGTCAGTCTGTCCACAATTCAATCTGGCGAACAGCTTCAGCAGTAATTCGAGCGGCGTTCGTCAGATCAAGTCAATTAACAACTCAGTATTTCGGGAGTCTCTTGTGAAGACGGTTTGCAAGTCGATATTTACGAGCTGCCTGGCAGGCATGTTCACTCTGGTTGCCGTTGCAACCTCTTACGCTCAATCAGTTCCAGAACCGGCAGTCGTGATCTCACTTGCTCCGGTCAAGGAGCAGATGAATGACGTCAACTATCTGGTTGACGCTTCAGGATTTGGTCAGGCCAAATTTCTGATCAAGTCGCAGATCAAATACATCACCAACGGGATCGACACCAAGCGTCCTGCCGGAGTGTTGCTCTATTTCGAAGGCGACAATCCGCAGCCGCGAACTGTGATCTTTCTTCCTGTAAAAGACTTCGACGAGTTGCTTGACACTGTTTCCAATGTTGCAGAAGTCGATGACGAAGACGATGTGATTAAAATTTTGCCGTCCAATGGCGAGACTCTGTACGCGGTTGAAAAGGGTGATCACGTCTTCATCACGATGGACGAAGAATCACTGTCTGAACTTCCAGAGGATCCGCAATCGATGCTTGGCGACATGCCATCGAAATACAACCTCGCGGCTCACGTCTACGGCGGTCGCGTTCCCGATGAGCTTCGTCAGAAAGCAGTCGACCTGATCAAGGACGGCTATCTCGACAGCCTGCAGAACATGGGCACGGATCCGGACCAAATTGATCAGCAAATTGCTGACTTTGAAGAGCAGATCAAGGCTATCAAGGATATCGACGAAATCGTCTTTGGAATGGTTGCCGACGAAGAAAGCCACAAGATGGCGATGGAGTTTACCGTCACTGGTAAACCAGGCTCAAAAGTCGCCAAGAGCTATGCCGGATTTGCAAACGCTGATCCAACTCGCTTTGCCGGGTTCATGAATGACGCTGCGGCGTTGGATTACAACATGTGCTTCAACGTTGACACCACTGACGCGGACAAAATCGGACCGCAGATGGACACCATGATTGAGTCCATGATGACGGAACTGGACAACGATGGCGAATTCGACGACGAAGAGATGGATACGATTCGTAGTGCTGCTGTACAGATCGCAGAGGTCGTTGAAGCGACGTTCAAGGAAGGCCGAATCGATTCGGGTGGCCAACTGTTGATGGGGGAGAATGATTTCAACTTCGTCGCTGGCGGTCAGGTTGCGGATCCGAAGAAAGTCGAATCAGCTGCCAAGGAATTGATTGGCCTTGTCGGCGAACGTGCAGCGGATGCCTTCAAGGTGAATCTTGATTTTGCGTCACACAACGGTGTCACAATGCACGAAATCATTGTCAACATTCCTGAGGACGAAGAAGAGCTTCAGGATTTCGTTGGATCAGAACTGGTTCTGCTGCTGGGAATTGGTGACAAAGATGTTTACCTCGCAGCCGGAAAGAATCCAATGGATACGCTGAAGGCGGCCATGGACGGTACAGGGGTCGCGCCGGAGTTTCCTGTCATCTACAACCTTCGCATCACACCGATCCTTGAGTTCGCGGCCAGCACAACAGGCCAGCCAATGCTCGATGGAATGGTCGACAAGCTGAAAGAGGTTGGCCGGGACAAAATGACGGTCTACAGCAAAGCGATCGAAAACGGTTTGTTCACTCGCATGGAGATGGAAGACGGTGCGTTGTCGTTGATTCAGGAAGCGATGAAGGGCATGCAAGGCGGCGGCGGAGCCGAATTCTAAGCTCGCTCAACATTGCCACAAAAAAGAAAAGCCGCCTCGCTAAATGCAAGGCGGCTTTTTTTGTTGTCCATTCAAACAGGAGTATTGCCAGTTCAGGTCGTGAACCCGGACTTGGCTATCCGAGCTCTACCTGATCTGAGCCCTATCGAATCTGCTGTTGCTGTTGGCCGCGAGCCATTGGCATCACAGGAGCAGCGTTGGGTTGAACCACTGGCGGGACTGTACCGCCGCCATAGCCAGCCGGTGTCGGAGCGTATCCGGCCGGGTTCTGGTTGTAGCCATTGCTGTAGTCTCCGCCGCCGGTGTTGCCCGCTCCGTAGAAAGCTTCTTCGAACCGGTCGTCCAGAACTTCAACTTCTTCGCGAAGCCGATCTCCGATGCGACGCAACGCTGGAGTCTTCGGCTCGCAGGCACATCCGTTGGCAACCCACTGTCCATAAGTCACACATGGGCTTCGGCAAATCGCCTTTTCCTGATTGCCGCCACACTTCGGGCAGCCACCCGGTCCCATTACGCCCAGGCATGTCGGACAAACTGGATCCTGATAGGTTGGACCAGTTGGCATTTTCATGCGAGGCTTCAGAATCGCCTGGCGGTATGCCACGTCCGACGCGTAGTGATTTAACCAACCAACGGTTTCTGCCGACACCATCGTGAAGTCGAATGGTGAACCTGAGCCGCCACCAACGACGCCCTCGGCATCCATGACGTCGTCCGAATCGTCAGCCACCTGAATTCCAACGCTGCCAACTCCGTCAACTCCAACGGCAACCAGACCATATCCACCAGGCTGAACGCCCGTGAACTGGAAGATTCCAAAGTTGTCGGTCGTTGTCGATCCAATTACGTCGTCTCCCTTGAGCAGCATCACTTTCGTTGTTCGGAGATCGACTGGTCGGCCGCTGAGCGAATTCATTTGATGTACGCGACCAGTCAGGCGACCGCGAGAGTCCAGCACCACTGGCGTTCCGCTGATCGAAGTCGCTGGCTCGGCCATGACCGGATTTTCAGTCAGGCCGTCAAAGCCGTACAGGTTGTCTGGGTCTTCGACACCTTCTTCAACTGTATAGCGACCGTAGACGCGATACGCAATGTTAGGAGCAAAGTAGCGGATCCAGTCCGTGTTGATGGTCGTTTCGTTTTGAAACGCATAGCAATTGACCGTTCGAGGCGTCGATGGATCGGCGTCCGGATTCTCG is part of the Mariniblastus fucicola genome and harbors:
- a CDS encoding beta-propeller domain-containing protein gives rise to the protein MTQRIAKKSRKTRNSGSSKPGYGVLENRQVLTSMIAPGWLTTSFDVPVNQSETVLSELADEPEVSVQPENGTLVFNSNDNSLVYQPDNGFVGKDSFHVEGYDEFTVNVWHAAWATPDWQRVDVGGSATIDVLANDYAFVEQNQTNSDALRTWWSYSNNRFSWLQDSTGFSIVDFTQPEAGSVSVSADGRSLSFQSDDGFAGQQTVTYTLEDQNGFQTTGEVVFEVTDKAEDPRGYISVSQWQQERVESWMNLYAQRLGGNHGYYDRFSFGLVVNGFTTNAATLDLAEQATSTEVQQGDIVKSQGDLLYYVTYGDSQSEFRSYLSIVDVSDANDPTLLSTTGFESRISDIFLDEGRVAVVLVEDFGRQAYGYIEVASTHELRVLDVTSPVVPEEVYSATIDGQYNDARLIGDQLHLISQHDTNQNNSPWQLTDITDLVSPGDYIEAILQQENGFALPTVTVTVDGLHTTVTPDIDQVVRRTGESVATFITTFDVQGESGQPVDMDLVQSGYLNTVYASAQSIYLFDGDSAIKLSIDSGGDVDFSADGTLQGRMVNQFSIDEYEGMLRVVATDFADSSVDVHVFEQVGDSLNVVGSLEDIAPNESVFSTRFAEDQVFVVTFRQIDPLFVIDLSDATAPTVTGELKIPGVSNYLQLIGDDILLAVGRDADADTGRQGDLQVSLFDVADPQNPLLLDRYSFAGGRGTTSPLIDWISSRPDHHALTFDHATGTLALPISQYVDGELFSNVTLFEIGRENGIQLSGDVDFESTALRTVIAGERVVYFSEDSLKTADIADPTTVMATLDLPPEESQARAVGAALKVCKISDRFFENFGLPNEAEPAAARPIELMPNEVPGVLAVSALIPQEAASIRRVGPVLERIPVLSVVERSPAWERLAPSVVSLTNVDGQVTDEATLGRLVVTDQSSVLESVENSPLIELSNRLKFEFRPAVEQNVSAETLRHSSAEAAELIVSLDVLPASEELG
- a CDS encoding carboxypeptidase-like regulatory domain-containing protein; translation: MTLNFLRRIMLALLLTSMLATIFTGEAFAQLPFGNLTPTEDTEEGAELGAGPVDQEGPMRPIDRRPATRPSDRPLDDELGEDDEPVQSVEVKERFAGWRGAGDIDGDRLSDTLRSNWVMLDRNGQFSGTVRGIDGAEVAGMTIFLMNNGRLVKTAAVQDDGTFVFTNVQRGAYSFVGWGDKAFFAFGANIINENPDADPSTPRTVNCYAFQNETTINTDWIRYFAPNIAYRVYGRYTVEEGVEDPDNLYGFDGLTENPVMAEPATSISGTPVVLDSRGRLTGRVHQMNSLSGRPVDLRTTKVMLLKGDDVIGSTTTDNFGIFQFTGVQPGGYGLVAVGVDGVGSVGIQVADDSDDVMDAEGVVGGGSGSPFDFTMVSAETVGWLNHYASDVAYRQAILKPRMKMPTGPTYQDPVCPTCLGVMGPGGCPKCGGNQEKAICRSPCVTYGQWVANGCACEPKTPALRRIGDRLREEVEVLDDRFEEAFYGAGNTGGGDYSNGYNQNPAGYAPTPAGYGGGTVPPVVQPNAAPVMPMARGQQQQQIR